One part of the Micrococcales bacterium genome encodes these proteins:
- a CDS encoding alcohol dehydrogenase catalytic domain-containing protein has product MRATYIYGAGDVRVIEAPDPTIQQPTDALVRVVRACVCGSDLHPYHSMPSSTDGSPIGHEFIGVVEEAGAEVTTLRAGDFVIAPFAVSCGSCEFCRAGLQTSCANGGFWNDPRVGSAGGQAEAVRVPLADGTLVKVPGVDAETDEARLASLLTLSDVYGTGWHAAVRGGVTEGSTVTVIGDGAVGLLAVLSAKQRGAQRIVLMGRHQVRTDLGREYGATDVVAERGEEGIAAVRELTGGGSQIVLEAVGHMPAYTQAVGIVRPGGVISRVGVPQYDEAPVGFGSLFGHNITLTGGPAPVRAYIEQLLPAVLDGTVDPGKVFDRTVGLDDTPKGYAAMDDRTALKVLVQP; this is encoded by the coding sequence ATGCGAGCCACCTACATCTACGGCGCGGGCGACGTCCGCGTGATAGAAGCCCCCGATCCGACCATCCAGCAGCCCACCGACGCGCTGGTGCGCGTGGTGCGGGCGTGTGTCTGCGGCAGCGACCTGCACCCCTACCACTCCATGCCGAGCTCGACCGACGGCTCCCCCATCGGCCACGAGTTCATCGGCGTTGTCGAGGAGGCAGGCGCCGAAGTCACAACGCTGAGGGCAGGCGACTTCGTGATCGCCCCGTTCGCGGTCTCCTGCGGCAGTTGCGAGTTCTGCCGTGCCGGCCTGCAAACCTCTTGTGCCAACGGCGGCTTCTGGAACGACCCCCGCGTCGGTAGCGCTGGCGGCCAGGCCGAGGCGGTCCGCGTCCCGCTGGCCGACGGCACGCTGGTCAAGGTCCCTGGCGTGGACGCCGAAACCGACGAGGCGCGGCTGGCGAGCCTGCTCACCCTCTCCGACGTCTACGGCACCGGGTGGCACGCCGCCGTGCGCGGCGGAGTGACCGAGGGCAGCACCGTCACCGTCATCGGAGACGGCGCCGTCGGCCTGCTCGCTGTGCTGTCGGCGAAGCAACGCGGCGCGCAGCGGATCGTGCTCATGGGCCGCCACCAGGTGCGCACTGACCTCGGCCGCGAGTACGGAGCCACCGACGTGGTCGCCGAGCGCGGTGAGGAAGGCATCGCAGCCGTACGGGAGCTGACTGGGGGCGGCAGCCAGATCGTGCTCGAGGCGGTCGGGCACATGCCTGCGTACACCCAAGCCGTCGGGATCGTCCGGCCCGGCGGTGTCATCAGCCGCGTTGGCGTCCCGCAGTACGACGAGGCACCGGTCGGGTTCGGCAGCCTCTTCGGCCACAACATCACCCTGACCGGAGGGCCCGCCCCGGTCCGTGCCTACATCGAACAACTGCTGCCCGCCGTTCTCGATGGCACCGTCGATCCCGGCAAGGTCTTCGACCGCACTGTCGGCCTGGATGACACCCCGAAGGGCTATGCGGCAATGGATGACCGCACCGCCCTGAAGGTTCTGGTGCAGCCATG
- a CDS encoding helix-turn-helix domain-containing protein produces the protein MAGIDLRSEIREFLSTRRARITPEQAGLPAYGGNRRVKGLRREEVAMLAGVSVDYYVRMERGSLAGASESVLDALANALKLDEAERTHLFALARESGPSSSRRKRTPPHRVRPAIQQVLDAMTDAPAWVRNGRHDILAMNQLARALYSPVLADPRRPANTTRFVYLQPDEAREFFVDYDRIANDAAAMLRLEAGRNPHDQDLILLVGELSTGSELFRQRWASHDVQFHRSGRKRLRHPVVGQLDLDFESMELPSEPGLHLNVYTAATGTPTADGLRLLGSWAASQENLPTEAAETR, from the coding sequence ATGGCCGGCATCGACCTTCGCAGCGAGATTCGCGAGTTCCTCAGCACGCGGCGCGCACGGATCACCCCTGAGCAGGCGGGCCTCCCGGCGTACGGCGGGAACCGCCGCGTGAAGGGGCTGCGCCGCGAGGAGGTCGCGATGCTCGCCGGCGTCTCGGTCGACTACTACGTGCGCATGGAGCGTGGCAGCCTCGCCGGCGCCTCCGAGAGCGTCCTCGACGCGCTCGCGAACGCGCTCAAGCTCGACGAGGCCGAGCGGACCCACCTCTTCGCGCTGGCCCGGGAGAGCGGTCCCAGTTCCAGCCGCCGGAAGCGCACCCCGCCGCACCGTGTCCGTCCGGCGATCCAGCAGGTGCTGGATGCGATGACCGACGCCCCCGCCTGGGTGCGCAACGGCAGGCACGACATTCTGGCGATGAACCAGTTGGCCAGGGCGCTGTACTCCCCCGTCCTGGCCGACCCCCGCCGCCCGGCGAATACCACCAGGTTTGTGTACCTGCAGCCCGACGAAGCCCGGGAGTTCTTCGTCGACTACGACCGCATCGCCAACGACGCTGCGGCGATGCTGCGGCTGGAGGCAGGCCGCAACCCGCACGACCAAGACCTCATTCTGCTCGTCGGCGAGCTCTCCACCGGTTCCGAGTTGTTCCGGCAGCGGTGGGCCTCACACGACGTCCAGTTCCACCGCAGCGGCCGCAAGCGCCTGCGCCACCCCGTCGTCGGTCAGCTCGACCTCGATTTCGAATCGATGGAGTTGCCCTCCGAGCCCGGGCTGCATTTGAACGTCTACACCGCCGCCACCGGTACGCCGACGGCGGACGGCCTCAGACTGCTCGGCTCATGGGCGGCGTCGCAGGAGAACCTCCCCACCGAAGCAGCGGAGACCAGGTAG
- a CDS encoding DUF222 domain-containing protein, whose translation MGFFEVSRGASRRARIRSKLPTVHPAALDGIAALIDDLPDPEVLCAEERAGGDGDAGGVDQPVAVLPEFGGQVADVQKDSRVLGAGTTGTLVAAATGATVQAGSALVQTAVELRSFPELAQAFEQGRVSGQHVSVVLATTQGLKQRAETVAAAVGLAAATDPRETRHVLQVIADAEDGTHGQLSHAEQRSRRCVRLSARPSGMWRLSGLLDDVEGARLAELLAQFSAARDAGVDATETLPQRRADALAAMAAAAGANRSPLGTSGLSVLIDADDLPDAQRAVLTDGSPITADSFDLLTCTMVCTIIFGTKTTGGFVPLAMGRTKRRATVSQWAALIARDRGCVRCGRTPRFCEAHHILHWRHGGLTDLSNLVLLCSRCHHDLHHGRFTITMTPAGIPQLHVNRGPPAGVRA comes from the coding sequence ATGGGGTTCTTCGAGGTGTCGCGGGGGGCGTCGCGGCGGGCGCGGATCCGGTCGAAGTTGCCGACCGTGCATCCTGCGGCCCTCGATGGCATCGCCGCGCTGATCGATGACCTGCCGGATCCGGAGGTGTTGTGCGCGGAGGAGCGGGCGGGGGGCGATGGCGACGCTGGCGGTGTTGACCAACCGGTTGCAGTCCTACCTGAGTTCGGTGGCCAGGTGGCTGATGTGCAGAAGGATTCCCGGGTGCTGGGCGCGGGCACCACGGGCACGTTGGTGGCCGCGGCGACCGGCGCCACGGTGCAGGCGGGGTCGGCGCTCGTGCAGACCGCCGTGGAGTTGCGGTCGTTCCCGGAGTTGGCGCAGGCGTTCGAGCAGGGCCGGGTGTCCGGCCAGCACGTGTCGGTGGTCTTGGCGACCACGCAGGGCCTCAAACAGCGCGCGGAGACTGTGGCGGCGGCGGTCGGGCTGGCCGCGGCCACCGACCCGCGGGAGACCCGACACGTGCTGCAGGTCATCGCTGATGCCGAGGACGGCACCCACGGGCAGTTGTCGCACGCCGAGCAGCGCTCCCGCCGGTGTGTGCGCCTGTCTGCCCGGCCGTCGGGGATGTGGCGGCTGTCCGGGCTACTCGACGATGTGGAAGGGGCCCGGCTGGCCGAGCTGCTGGCTCAGTTCAGCGCTGCCCGGGATGCCGGTGTCGACGCCACCGAGACGCTGCCGCAGCGCCGCGCGGACGCCCTGGCGGCCATGGCCGCGGCGGCCGGGGCCAACCGCAGCCCGCTGGGCACCTCTGGGTTGTCGGTGCTGATCGACGCCGACGACCTGCCCGATGCCCAGCGGGCGGTGCTCACCGACGGCAGCCCGATCACCGCCGACTCCTTCGACCTGCTCACCTGCACCATGGTGTGCACCATCATCTTCGGGACGAAGACCACGGGCGGGTTCGTGCCGCTGGCGATGGGCCGCACCAAACGCCGCGCCACAGTGTCGCAGTGGGCGGCGCTGATCGCCCGCGACCGCGGCTGCGTACGCTGCGGGCGCACACCCCGGTTCTGCGAAGCCCACCACATCCTGCACTGGCGTCACGGTGGTTTGACGGACCTGTCAAATCTTGTGCTCCTGTGCTCCAGATGCCACCACGACCTGCACCACGGCCGGTTCACAATCACCATGACCCCGGCCGGGATCCCCCAACTCCACGTCAACCGCGGACCCCCAGCAGGAGTCCGGGCCTGA
- a CDS encoding beta-lactamase family protein yields the protein MRAALRDMKGLTKMHKILISAIATATLLGGVPAAQASEIAKKQPAPTFTTTIKEGRKAVRAALKQTKSTSASVALVSNGKVVWSQTFGRVNTAGKKPSPTTMYGVGSVSKTVTAMAVMQLVDAGKVSLDAPVVRYIPDFSMKSPQYRQITVRMLLNHSAGLPGTDYANGISYRPISSYVDGVLSGLRTSRLKTTPGAMNVYCNDCFTLAGVVVERVSGMPLPDYVAKNIFKPLGMKHSVYPTSLPLSGTAAPVIEGGKKQPFQVTNILASGGLLSTPNDMARLAMVFTGQGVVGGKRILSSAAVEQMAVDQTTTTLEAAPPSAFRYGLGWDTVQDPALKSAGVRGWTKGGDLVDYHAGFVIAPDQGLAAIVGGAGTTFSSSSAEAIAQTVLLNALVETGAIKKMPKQLGGEPAKDKPTPKQVKRMTAVYLAQGASLKVTEGKNRSLRLSLLADGEWVRQPGRLVRRADGAFWSTEVPGRSIRSVRAWDRTYLVMRSIGGTGTFRTDHTLGQRTRSAGSLPAAWSQRVGQRWLLSNEDPSSVNWTLSEPGVKITAVPGLSGYLVAEGALIASVPFAATASDSLGSMFLEIPLLSGRDLYDFDFSKRDGEEYLTFSSSVLRPAATVPSLVAGSNAIAIGSQGYVEWYKVPNASNVTVSGQSNWKLFDDKLSLLDSGGAETATKQAPAGAYIAVFGPAGSTATVVVGS from the coding sequence ATGCGCGCAGCCCTGCGTGACATGAAGGGGCTGACGAAGATGCACAAGATCCTCATTTCAGCGATCGCCACCGCGACCCTGCTCGGGGGGGTGCCCGCGGCCCAGGCCTCGGAGATCGCGAAGAAGCAACCTGCACCCACATTCACGACGACGATCAAAGAGGGTCGCAAGGCGGTCCGGGCAGCACTCAAGCAGACCAAGTCGACCTCGGCGTCCGTGGCGCTGGTTTCGAACGGCAAGGTGGTGTGGAGCCAGACCTTCGGCCGCGTCAACACTGCGGGTAAGAAGCCGTCGCCGACGACCATGTACGGCGTCGGGTCGGTGAGCAAGACCGTGACTGCGATGGCGGTCATGCAGTTGGTGGACGCCGGCAAGGTCTCCCTCGACGCCCCAGTGGTGCGCTACATCCCGGACTTCTCGATGAAGTCGCCGCAGTACCGACAGATCACTGTTCGGATGCTGCTCAACCATTCCGCCGGGCTGCCCGGCACCGACTACGCCAATGGGATCAGTTACCGGCCGATATCCAGTTATGTCGACGGCGTCCTGTCCGGCTTGCGTACCTCGCGGTTGAAGACCACGCCGGGCGCGATGAACGTGTACTGCAACGACTGCTTCACCTTGGCCGGCGTGGTCGTCGAGCGGGTCTCGGGGATGCCGTTGCCGGACTACGTGGCGAAGAACATCTTCAAACCGCTGGGCATGAAGCACTCGGTCTACCCGACCTCGTTGCCGTTGTCGGGGACCGCCGCGCCCGTCATCGAAGGGGGGAAGAAGCAGCCGTTCCAGGTCACCAACATCCTCGCCTCCGGAGGCCTCCTTTCGACACCCAACGACATGGCCCGACTGGCCATGGTCTTCACCGGCCAAGGGGTTGTGGGCGGCAAGCGCATCCTCTCCAGTGCGGCCGTGGAGCAGATGGCGGTGGATCAGACGACCACCACCTTGGAAGCGGCGCCGCCGAGCGCCTTCCGCTACGGCCTCGGCTGGGACACCGTCCAGGATCCCGCGTTGAAGTCGGCCGGTGTCCGTGGTTGGACCAAGGGCGGCGACCTCGTTGATTACCACGCCGGTTTCGTGATCGCCCCCGATCAGGGACTGGCAGCCATTGTCGGGGGGGCCGGCACCACGTTCAGCTCGTCCAGCGCTGAGGCCATCGCGCAGACCGTGCTGCTCAACGCCCTGGTCGAGACCGGCGCCATCAAGAAGATGCCGAAGCAGCTCGGCGGCGAGCCCGCCAAGGACAAACCGACGCCGAAGCAGGTCAAGAGGATGACGGCGGTCTACCTGGCCCAGGGCGCGAGCCTCAAGGTGACCGAGGGCAAGAACAGGTCGCTGCGGCTCTCACTGCTTGCCGACGGCGAGTGGGTGCGGCAGCCGGGCCGTCTCGTGCGGCGGGCAGACGGCGCATTCTGGTCCACCGAGGTCCCCGGACGATCGATCAGATCGGTCAGGGCCTGGGATCGCACCTACTTGGTGATGCGTAGCATCGGCGGAACCGGGACTTTCCGCACCGATCACACTCTCGGCCAGCGCACCCGGTCGGCGGGGTCGCTGCCCGCCGCTTGGAGCCAACGGGTGGGCCAGAGATGGTTGCTGTCCAACGAGGATCCGAGTTCTGTGAACTGGACACTCTCGGAGCCCGGGGTGAAGATCACGGCAGTGCCTGGCCTGTCGGGCTACCTCGTGGCTGAAGGTGCGCTCATCGCGTCCGTCCCCTTCGCCGCCACGGCCAGCGACAGCCTCGGCTCGATGTTCCTCGAGATCCCGTTGCTGTCGGGAAGGGACCTGTACGACTTCGACTTCTCGAAGCGTGACGGCGAGGAGTACCTCACGTTCAGCAGTAGTGTTCTGCGGCCCGCCGCGACGGTCCCCAGCCTCGTTGCCGGCAGCAATGCGATCGCCATCGGCTCGCAGGGGTACGTCGAGTGGTACAAGGTCCCCAACGCCTCGAATGTGACCGTCTCGGGCCAGAGCAACTGGAAGCTCTTCGACGACAAGCTGTCGCTGCTCGACTCCGGCGGGGCAGAAACGGCAACCAAGCAGGCGCCCGCAGGGGCGTACATTGCGGTCTTCGGTCCGGCAGGGAGCACCGCGACTGTGGTGGTCGGTTCATAG
- a CDS encoding isocitrate lyase/phosphoenolpyruvate mutase family protein, with protein sequence MNVHDDPVVAFHRLHFSGCFVMPNPWDVGSARALEQMGFKALATTSAGFAWTLGRTDNHQVTLDQALEHLRAVAGAVQVPVNADFEGGFAVDPTHVAANVKLAAQTGIAGLSIEDSSGDEADPLFEFELAVERVAAARRAIDESGTGIVLTGRSEGFVCGRPDIDETIRRLRAYAEAGADCLYAPRIDKLEHVAAIVSAVAPKPVNLLINSPFTDVAEAAELGVRRISVGGTLARTAWDGFLKAAREIADQGTFTQFEHLPNVDALLGR encoded by the coding sequence ATGAACGTCCATGACGATCCGGTGGTTGCGTTCCACCGCCTGCACTTCTCGGGATGCTTCGTGATGCCGAACCCGTGGGACGTGGGGAGTGCTCGGGCCTTGGAGCAGATGGGCTTCAAGGCGTTGGCCACGACGAGTGCCGGCTTCGCGTGGACGCTGGGTCGCACCGACAACCACCAGGTCACACTCGATCAGGCACTCGAGCATCTGCGCGCCGTCGCCGGAGCCGTGCAGGTGCCGGTGAACGCTGACTTCGAAGGCGGTTTCGCGGTGGATCCGACACACGTCGCGGCGAATGTGAAACTGGCGGCGCAGACAGGGATCGCCGGGCTCTCCATCGAAGACTCATCGGGCGACGAGGCTGACCCGCTCTTCGAGTTCGAGCTGGCTGTGGAAAGGGTTGCCGCCGCGCGGCGGGCGATCGACGAGAGCGGCACCGGGATCGTTCTCACCGGCCGGTCCGAGGGGTTCGTCTGCGGGCGCCCCGACATTGACGAGACGATCAGAAGGCTGCGCGCGTACGCCGAAGCGGGCGCCGACTGCCTCTACGCTCCGCGGATCGACAAACTCGAGCACGTCGCCGCGATCGTCTCCGCGGTGGCACCCAAGCCGGTGAATCTATTGATCAATTCTCCGTTCACGGATGTCGCGGAGGCGGCGGAACTGGGCGTCCGGCGGATCAGCGTGGGGGGCACGCTCGCGCGAACCGCATGGGATGGATTCCTGAAGGCGGCGAGGGAGATCGCCGATCAGGGGACGTTCACGCAGTTCGAACACCTACCCAACGTCGACGCGCTTCTTGGCCGCTGA
- a CDS encoding 4Fe-4S dicluster domain-containing protein — protein sequence MRADTWVFATDERQWAGMLAAVDGLGGRVTAAVVGSRELADAVAATGPDAVLWVEPPPDAPAEAFAPALAAAAEQARPRVLVSTADPAARALLGSACGRLGAALIPGMIDMAAQGDEVIVRRWAIGGEVAETYAVAGPIAAVFAGEDVESAPGRAAEVATLDVPPTDMSVVRSVPTTVATGVNDAARVVAFGRGVQAKGDMALIERLAAALGAEVACSMPIADDLHWMDKARYIGRSGQHIAPALYLAIGIAGAPQHMEGVRDARIVVAINNDPGAPVFRLCPAHVYTEEPDGTLSVAHAACMECGTCLAVAAPGSLTWHYPRGGFGVAFREG from the coding sequence ATGAGGGCGGACACCTGGGTCTTCGCGACCGACGAGAGGCAGTGGGCCGGCATGCTCGCCGCAGTCGACGGGCTGGGGGGCCGGGTGACTGCCGCCGTGGTGGGGTCTCGCGAGTTGGCCGATGCCGTGGCGGCCACGGGGCCTGACGCGGTGCTATGGGTCGAACCGCCGCCGGATGCTCCCGCTGAGGCGTTCGCGCCCGCGCTTGCCGCGGCGGCGGAGCAGGCGCGCCCCCGAGTGCTGGTCAGCACGGCCGACCCGGCCGCCCGCGCGCTGCTCGGGTCGGCGTGCGGCCGCCTCGGAGCCGCCCTGATACCGGGGATGATCGACATGGCGGCGCAGGGGGACGAGGTGATCGTGCGGCGCTGGGCCATCGGCGGGGAGGTGGCTGAGACGTACGCCGTCGCCGGCCCGATCGCAGCCGTCTTCGCCGGTGAGGACGTCGAGTCCGCGCCAGGCCGTGCTGCCGAGGTGGCGACCCTCGATGTGCCGCCCACCGACATGTCGGTCGTGCGCAGTGTCCCGACCACGGTCGCCACGGGGGTGAACGACGCGGCGCGCGTGGTGGCGTTCGGGCGGGGAGTGCAAGCGAAGGGCGACATGGCCCTCATCGAGCGACTGGCCGCTGCGCTCGGTGCCGAGGTCGCCTGCTCTATGCCCATCGCCGACGACCTGCACTGGATGGACAAGGCCCGCTACATCGGCCGTTCCGGCCAGCACATCGCTCCTGCGCTGTATCTCGCCATCGGCATCGCGGGGGCCCCACAGCACATGGAGGGCGTGCGCGACGCCCGGATCGTGGTCGCGATCAACAACGACCCCGGAGCGCCCGTCTTCCGGCTGTGCCCCGCACATGTATACACGGAGGAGCCCGACGGAACGCTCTCCGTGGCCCACGCGGCCTGCATGGAGTGCGGCACCTGCCTGGCGGTGGCGGCTCCCGGATCGCTCACCTGGCACTATCCCCGGGGCGGATTCGGAGTCGCGTTCCGGGAAGGCTGA
- a CDS encoding electron transfer flavoprotein subunit alpha, with amino-acid sequence MTPGEDDPAALSAAKSIAEASGGEVVGLTIGDGDASWALARGVQQAFSITGAVSLPDNAATAAILAAAVGRIGGVDVVVIGDSKQDPGVGPALAGLLGWPAVMALVSATAEDGRVAAIRRVGAKQETFSIAPPVVLGVAAESDLETTPGMKELLAARKRPLTQLTVADLGIDIAHAVTSRGTQKPDVTPARVFEGEPAVVAEQLLSALRAEGVLSGR; translated from the coding sequence ATGACGCCCGGTGAGGATGATCCCGCGGCTCTGAGTGCGGCCAAGTCGATCGCCGAGGCTTCCGGCGGTGAGGTCGTCGGGCTGACTATCGGCGACGGCGACGCCAGTTGGGCATTGGCCCGGGGAGTGCAGCAGGCGTTCTCCATCACCGGCGCTGTGAGCCTGCCCGACAACGCGGCCACGGCCGCCATCCTTGCCGCAGCGGTGGGCCGGATCGGTGGCGTCGACGTGGTAGTGATCGGCGACTCGAAGCAGGACCCCGGCGTCGGACCCGCGTTGGCCGGTCTGCTCGGCTGGCCCGCCGTAATGGCACTCGTCAGCGCCACCGCCGAGGACGGGCGCGTTGCTGCGATCCGTCGGGTCGGTGCCAAGCAGGAGACGTTCAGTATTGCCCCGCCGGTGGTCCTCGGGGTGGCCGCCGAGTCCGACCTGGAGACCACGCCCGGGATGAAGGAACTGCTCGCTGCCCGCAAGCGGCCCCTGACCCAACTGACAGTGGCCGATCTCGGTATCGACATCGCCCATGCCGTGACGAGTCGCGGCACGCAGAAGCCCGATGTCACGCCGGCCAGGGTCTTCGAGGGTGAACCCGCAGTGGTCGCAGAACAACTGCTCTCCGCTCTGCGTGCCGAGGGAGTGCTATCAGGACGATGA
- a CDS encoding ABC-F family ATP-binding cassette domain-containing protein, with protein sequence MGHIDVSGVRYELPDGRVLLDDVSFRVGDGQKVALVGANGSGKTTLLRIITGDVGAHDGAIARSGGLGVMRQFVGQGVVDEQIADPTVADLLLSVAPPRVRGAARAIERCELALMETDDNATQMKYAEALAEYAEAGGYDAEVTWDVCTISALGMPYERVKYRALATLSGGEQKRLVLEYLLAGPDEVLLLDEPDNYLDVPGKVWLERRIRESDKTILFISHDRELLANTATRVVTVELGAAGNRVWTHPGGYATYHDARRDRFARLDELRRRWDEEHQKLKTLVTTLRQKASYNDGLASRYQAAQTRLRKFEEAGPPTEQPREQRVTMRLTGGRTGKRALVCEHLELRLPDADLMRPFDLEVWYGERVAVLGSNGSGKSHFLRLLAAGGSEPDLEHSPVSDTDIAPVTHTGIARLGARVRPGWFVQTHEHPELAGQTLLQILHRGDRTPDGRGRSGMGREQATRVLDRYELAHAAEQSFDALSGGQQARFQILLLELSGATMLLLDEPTDNLDVESAEALEEGLAAFEGTVLAVTHDRWFARGFDRVLVFGADGVVYESDEPVWDEQRVQRAR encoded by the coding sequence GTGGGCCACATCGACGTATCCGGCGTTCGCTACGAGTTGCCGGATGGCCGGGTGCTGCTTGACGACGTCTCCTTCCGGGTGGGCGACGGGCAGAAGGTCGCGCTCGTCGGGGCCAACGGTTCGGGCAAGACGACGCTCCTGCGCATCATCACCGGTGACGTCGGCGCCCACGACGGTGCAATCGCCCGTTCCGGCGGACTCGGGGTGATGCGGCAATTCGTCGGTCAGGGCGTGGTGGACGAGCAGATCGCGGACCCCACGGTGGCGGATCTGTTGCTCTCGGTGGCTCCGCCGCGCGTGCGTGGCGCTGCCCGCGCCATCGAGCGGTGCGAGTTGGCTCTGATGGAAACAGACGACAACGCGACCCAGATGAAGTACGCCGAGGCACTGGCGGAGTACGCCGAAGCCGGCGGCTACGACGCCGAGGTGACCTGGGATGTCTGCACGATATCTGCGCTGGGGATGCCGTACGAGAGGGTCAAGTACCGTGCGCTGGCCACGCTGTCCGGCGGGGAGCAGAAGCGGCTGGTGCTGGAGTACCTGCTCGCCGGCCCGGACGAGGTGCTGTTGCTCGACGAACCTGACAACTACCTCGACGTGCCCGGGAAGGTCTGGCTGGAGCGGCGCATCAGGGAGTCGGACAAGACGATCCTGTTCATCTCCCACGATCGGGAGTTACTCGCCAACACCGCAACTCGGGTCGTCACAGTGGAACTCGGCGCGGCGGGTAACAGGGTCTGGACGCATCCGGGCGGCTACGCCACGTACCACGATGCGCGGCGGGACCGGTTCGCCAGACTGGACGAACTGCGCCGGCGCTGGGACGAGGAGCACCAGAAGCTCAAGACGCTGGTGACCACCCTGCGGCAGAAGGCCTCCTACAACGACGGGCTGGCCAGCCGCTACCAGGCGGCCCAGACCCGGCTGCGGAAGTTCGAGGAGGCCGGCCCGCCCACCGAACAGCCGCGGGAGCAACGGGTCACCATGCGTCTGACCGGAGGGCGCACCGGCAAGCGGGCGCTGGTCTGCGAGCACCTCGAACTACGGCTTCCGGACGCGGACTTGATGCGTCCCTTCGACCTCGAGGTCTGGTACGGCGAGCGGGTGGCCGTCCTGGGTTCCAACGGTTCCGGCAAGTCCCATTTCCTCCGCTTGCTCGCCGCGGGAGGCTCGGAGCCCGACCTCGAGCACTCGCCAGTCAGTGACACCGACATCGCCCCCGTGACGCACACCGGCATCGCCCGACTCGGCGCTCGGGTGCGACCCGGATGGTTCGTGCAGACCCACGAGCACCCCGAACTTGCGGGACAGACCCTGCTGCAGATCCTGCATCGCGGTGATCGTACCCCCGATGGCCGCGGGCGCTCCGGGATGGGTCGCGAGCAGGCCACCCGCGTCCTCGACAGATACGAGCTCGCCCACGCCGCCGAGCAGAGCTTCGATGCGCTCTCCGGCGGTCAGCAGGCGCGGTTCCAGATCCTGCTGCTGGAACTGTCCGGTGCCACGATGCTGCTGCTCGACGAGCCCACAGACAACCTCGATGTGGAGTCGGCGGAAGCCTTGGAGGAGGGCCTGGCCGCGTTCGAGGGCACTGTGCTCGCGGTGACGCACGATCGATGGTTCGCCCGCGGGTTCGACCGGGTTCTGGTGTTCGGCGCTGACGGTGTGGTCTACGAGTCCGATGAGCCTGTATGGGATGAGCAGCGGGTGCAGCGTGCGCGGTGA
- a CDS encoding heme-binding protein — protein MTEQQPYEVLKQYAGFELRRYPEHLVAEVDVTGPFGVAGNLAFPRLARYIGGHNRASRKVAMTAPVVQEQDPRSGVFVVGFVMPSDLAADDVPEPEDTSVRTRLVPAQTAAALTFSGRWSRSSYEARTKELLNLVARAGLTVAGRPRYARFDPPWTPWFLRRNEVVIPVRNPAGT, from the coding sequence ATGACCGAACAGCAACCGTACGAGGTGCTCAAGCAGTACGCGGGATTCGAACTGCGGCGCTACCCCGAGCACCTTGTCGCCGAGGTGGACGTCACCGGACCGTTCGGCGTGGCGGGCAACCTCGCCTTCCCCCGACTCGCTCGCTACATCGGCGGGCACAACCGGGCCTCGCGCAAAGTCGCAATGACCGCGCCGGTGGTTCAGGAACAAGACCCCAGAAGCGGGGTGTTCGTCGTCGGTTTCGTGATGCCCTCCGACCTCGCAGCAGACGATGTGCCCGAGCCTGAGGACACCTCCGTACGGACACGGTTGGTGCCTGCGCAGACCGCCGCCGCGTTGACATTCTCAGGCCGCTGGTCACGAAGCTCTTACGAAGCGCGAACCAAGGAACTGCTCAACCTGGTGGCCCGGGCAGGACTGACAGTGGCGGGCCGGCCTCGCTACGCCCGGTTCGACCCGCCATGGACACCGTGGTTCCTGCGCAGGAACGAAGTGGTCATCCCGGTCAGGAACCCGGCCGGGACCTGA
- a CDS encoding Uma2 family endonuclease: protein MAFMASKTLTQADFDALPDDCLRHELIDEACVIAPSPGMAHQDFAFALARTLHAATEGTDLKAVMAPYDVVIGPHVVEPDIVVAPRTAFTERDLQAAPLLVVEVRSPSTAWLDEGPKRSLYEESGVAHY from the coding sequence ATGGCTTTCATGGCCAGCAAGACGCTCACCCAGGCTGACTTCGACGCCCTGCCTGACGACTGCCTGCGACACGAACTCATCGATGAGGCGTGCGTAATAGCACCCTCCCCAGGGATGGCCCATCAGGACTTCGCCTTCGCTCTGGCCAGGACGTTGCACGCAGCGACAGAGGGCACCGACCTGAAGGCGGTGATGGCTCCTTATGACGTCGTGATCGGTCCCCACGTCGTCGAACCCGACATCGTCGTAGCCCCGCGGACCGCGTTCACCGAACGAGATCTGCAGGCGGCACCACTGCTCGTCGTGGAGGTCCGGTCACCGTCCACCGCGTGGCTGGACGAGGGGCCCAAACGCAGCCTCTACGAGGAGTCCGGTGTTGCCCACTACTGA